One Spinacia oleracea cultivar Varoflay chromosome 4, BTI_SOV_V1, whole genome shotgun sequence DNA segment encodes these proteins:
- the LOC110798295 gene encoding citrate synthase, mitochondrial has product MSFFRGLSNLSKLRSRVGEQSCLSSSVRWIQMQSSSSLDLRSELQELIPEQQERLKKIKKEYGTVQLGNITVDMVLGGMRGMTGLLWETSLLDPEEGIRFRGLSIPECQKLLPAASPGGEPLPESLLWLLLTGKVPNKEQVDALSAELRERASIPDYVYKTIDALPITAHPMTQFSTGVMALQVQSEFQRAYEKGIHKSKFWEPTYEDCLNLIAQVPVVAAYIYRRMYKNGQIIPLDDSLDYGANFAHMLGFDSSQMLELMRLYVTIHSDHEGGNVSAHTGHLVGSALSDPYLSFAAALNGLAGPLHGLANQEVLLWIKSVVDECGENISTEQLKEYVWKTLNSGKVVPGYGHGVLRKTDPRYSCQREFALKHLPNDPLFQLVSKLYEVVPSILLELGKVKNPWPNVDAHSGVLLNHYGLTEARYYTVLFGVSRSLGICSQLIWDRALGLPLERPKSVTMEWVEKFCKKGA; this is encoded by the exons ATGTCGTTTTTCCGAGGTCTTTCAAATCTCTCCAAGCTTCGTTCTCGAGTT GGTGAACAATCATGTTTAAGCAGTTCCGTCAGATGGATTCAGATGCAAAGTTCATCTAGCCTT GACCTTCGTTCCGAGTTACAAGAATTGATTCCTGAACAACAG GAACGGCTGAAGAAGATAAAGAAAGAATATGGAACCGTCCAGCTTGGAAACATTACTGTTGACATG GTATTGGGCGGAATGAGAGGAATGACTGGTTTACTTTGGGAAACTTCCTTACTTGACCCAGAAGAG gGCATTCGGTTTAGGGGCTTGTCTATACCTGAGTGTCAGAAACTTTTACCTGCTGCAAGTCCAGGTGGAGAGCCATTGCCTGAAAGTCTTCTTTGGCTTCTTTTAACCGGAAAG GTTCCGAACAAAGAGCAAGTAGATGCTTTATCAGCAGAGTTGCGGGAACGTGCTTCAATCCCAG ACTATGTGTACAAAACAATTGATGCCCTACCAATTACTGCTCACCCAATGACCCAGTTTTCTACCGGTGTTATGGCCCTTCAG GTTCAAAGCGAATTTCAGAGGGCCTATGAAAAAGGGATCCATAAATCAAA GTTCTGGGAGCCGACATATGAGGACTGCCTTAATTTGATCGCTCAAGTTCCTGTGGTTGCAGCTTATATCTATCGTAG GATGTATAAGAATGGACAGATTATACCACTGGATGACTCTCTTGATTATGGTGCAAATTTCGCTCACATGTTGGGATTTGATAGCTCTCAGATGCTCGAACTGATGCGGCTTTATGTCACAATTCACAG TGATCATGAAGGTGGAAATGTTAGCGCACACACTGGCCATTTG GTGGGTAGTGCACTTTCAGATCCTTATCTTTCATTCGCAGCTGCGTTAAACGGGTTAGCTGGCCCACTCCATGGATTAGCAAACCAG GAAGTCCTGCTGTGGATTAAGTCGGTTGTTGATGAATGTGGAGAGAACATCTCGACTGAGCAGTTGAAAGAATATGTTTGGAAGACACTTAACAGTGGCAAG GTTGTACCTGGATACGGCCATGGAGTTTTGCGGAAGACAGATCCAAGATACTCATGTCAGAGAGAATTCGCGTTGAAGCACTTACCTAACGACCCACTTTTTCAATTG GTATCGAAGTTGTACGAAGTAGTGCCTTCTATTCTACTAGAACTTGGAAAG GTCAAAAATCCATGGCCAAATGTTGACGCTCACAGTGGAGTTCTGTTGAACCACTATGGTTTGACAGAAGCCAG ATACTACACAGTATTGTTTGGGGTATCAAGGAGTCTTGGCATTTGCTCACAG CTAATATGGGACCGAGCTCTTGGCTTGCCACTAGAAAGGCCAAAGAGTGTGACGATGGAATGGGTTGAAAAGTTTTGTAAGAAAGGAGCGTAA